A single Altererythrobacter sp. BO-6 DNA region contains:
- a CDS encoding GFA family protein — translation MKISGGCHCGAVRFEAEVGQTPEVLDCNCSVCRKTGFLHLIVPHADFRLISGQDDLTSYRFGTGAAEHLFCRHCGIKSFYQPRSHPQAWSVNLRCLDDGHGLAPRISTFDGRNWESAAENLKHG, via the coding sequence ATGAAAATTTCCGGCGGATGTCATTGCGGTGCAGTGCGGTTTGAGGCCGAGGTCGGGCAAACTCCCGAAGTGCTCGACTGCAATTGTTCGGTCTGCCGGAAGACCGGCTTCCTCCACCTGATTGTACCGCATGCGGATTTCCGGCTCATCAGCGGTCAAGACGATCTAACGTCATACCGCTTTGGTACGGGCGCGGCCGAGCACCTGTTCTGCCGGCACTGCGGGATCAAGAGCTTCTACCAGCCGCGCTCGCACCCGCAGGCCTGGAGCGTGAATTTGCGGTGCCTTGACGATGGCCACGGTCTTGCCCCGAGGATCAGCACCTTCGATGGCCGGAACTGGGAATCCGCAGCCGAAAATCTGAAGCACGGTTAA
- a CDS encoding DMT family transporter: MNDARAGLLLALAGFATLSVGDAVIKSMAGEWPVVAVAALRFSIGAVALSGLLLWQEGAAGLRPRRPWLQLARGASLAISSLAFFSAIYIMPLAETMAITFLSPVLTALLSGPLLGERVRPAVWGACFAALVGVGMILRPNLLELGWPALLPLVAAVFFSLMIIANRASAGHGSALAMQAYMAVVAAPLLIVAAFGARALGIEGMQFGWPHWDVVLRCAFVALTASTAHWLVYLGTSRAGASQIAPASYVQMLVASLLGWWFFDEVLDWLTLAGAAVIIGSGLFLWRYSLHRQT; encoded by the coding sequence ATGAACGATGCCCGCGCCGGTCTGCTGCTCGCGCTGGCTGGCTTCGCGACGCTTTCCGTTGGCGACGCCGTGATCAAGAGCATGGCTGGCGAGTGGCCGGTGGTGGCGGTGGCTGCGCTGCGCTTCAGCATCGGGGCGGTTGCATTGTCGGGGCTACTGCTGTGGCAGGAAGGGGCGGCAGGCCTTCGGCCGCGTCGCCCCTGGCTGCAACTGGCGCGCGGGGCGAGCCTGGCGATCTCGTCGCTCGCGTTCTTTTCAGCAATTTACATCATGCCGCTGGCCGAGACGATGGCGATCACCTTCCTTTCGCCGGTGTTGACCGCGCTGCTGAGCGGACCCTTGCTGGGCGAACGGGTGCGCCCGGCGGTATGGGGTGCCTGCTTTGCGGCATTGGTCGGCGTTGGCATGATCCTGCGGCCGAACCTGCTCGAGCTTGGCTGGCCCGCCCTTCTGCCGCTCGTGGCAGCCGTGTTTTTCTCGCTGATGATCATCGCCAACCGGGCGTCGGCCGGGCATGGCAGTGCATTGGCCATGCAAGCCTATATGGCCGTGGTGGCGGCGCCGCTCCTGATCGTCGCGGCATTCGGGGCGCGCGCGCTGGGAATTGAGGGGATGCAGTTCGGCTGGCCCCATTGGGACGTGGTGCTGCGCTGTGCCTTTGTCGCGCTGACCGCCAGCACGGCACACTGGCTGGTCTATCTCGGGACCTCGCGCGCTGGTGCCTCGCAAATCGCCCCAGCGTCCTATGTGCAAATGCTGGTTGCTTCGTTGCTGGGCTGGTGGTTTTTCGACGAAGTGCTGGACTGGCTGACGCTGGCTGGCGCAGCGGTGATCATCGGTTCTGGCCTGTTCCTGTGGCGCTACAGTTTGCACCGGCAAACGTAA
- the glmS gene encoding glutamine--fructose-6-phosphate transaminase (isomerizing) yields the protein MCGIIGIVGNSPVADRLVDGLRRMEYRGYDSSGLCTIDGGRLIRRRAEGKLANLVEVMADDPAPGNIGIAHTRWATHGAPTATNAHPHATGEVAIVHNGIIENYKELRAELVAAGRSFESETDSEVVAHMVSHRVEAGMSPQEAVADMLPRLRGAFALAIAFRQHPGLLIGARLGSPLVVGYGPEGDEAEMYLGSDALALASLTQRISYLEEGDWVVITRDSARVYDSENNAVTREIQASGASAAAVEKGNYRHFMQKEIYEQPTVVAQTLGSYLRRSDNSVALPQLDFDISAIRRLTIVACGTSYYAGMVAKYWFEQFARVPVDIDVASEFRYRNPVLEDGGLALFISQSGETADTLAALRHCKENGQVIGVVVNVPTSTMAREADLLLPTHAGPEIGVASTKAFTCQLAVLAALAAHMAVKKGLMSREEEAEVVKHLLEAPAALNAALDHDDDIAAMAHLIAPARDVLYLGRGQDYPLALEGALKLKEISYIHAEGYASGEMKHGPIALIDDKVPVVVIAPSGPLFEKTVSNMEEVRARGGQVVLISDAEGLAHAGEGCIATIEMPVVHPLIAPLVYAVPVQLLAYHVAVVKGTDVDQPRNLAKSVTVE from the coding sequence ATGTGCGGGATTATTGGCATCGTCGGCAACAGTCCGGTGGCAGACCGGTTGGTCGATGGCCTCAGGCGGATGGAATATCGCGGGTATGACAGTTCCGGCCTGTGCACGATCGACGGCGGCCGCCTGATCCGCCGCCGCGCCGAGGGCAAGCTGGCGAACCTGGTCGAGGTGATGGCCGATGATCCCGCGCCCGGGAATATCGGCATCGCACATACCCGCTGGGCCACGCATGGCGCGCCAACTGCAACCAACGCGCATCCGCATGCGACCGGCGAGGTCGCGATCGTGCACAACGGGATTATCGAGAATTACAAGGAGTTGCGCGCCGAGCTCGTCGCTGCCGGGCGCAGCTTTGAAAGCGAGACGGACAGCGAAGTTGTTGCTCATATGGTGTCGCACCGGGTTGAGGCCGGCATGTCGCCGCAAGAGGCAGTGGCCGACATGCTTCCCCGCCTGCGCGGCGCCTTTGCCCTGGCGATCGCCTTTCGCCAACACCCCGGCCTGCTGATCGGTGCGCGGCTGGGGTCGCCGCTGGTCGTTGGCTATGGTCCCGAAGGTGACGAGGCGGAGATGTACCTCGGCTCTGACGCTTTGGCGCTGGCGAGCCTGACCCAGCGCATTTCCTACCTCGAAGAAGGCGACTGGGTGGTGATCACCCGCGACAGCGCGCGAGTCTACGATTCCGAGAACAACGCGGTCACGCGTGAAATCCAGGCCTCGGGTGCATCGGCGGCGGCGGTGGAAAAGGGCAATTACCGCCACTTCATGCAGAAGGAGATCTACGAGCAGCCGACCGTTGTTGCGCAGACGCTCGGTTCCTATCTGCGCCGCTCGGACAACTCGGTGGCCTTGCCGCAGCTCGATTTTGACATTTCCGCGATCCGCCGCCTCACGATCGTCGCTTGCGGCACCTCCTATTACGCCGGGATGGTGGCGAAATACTGGTTCGAACAGTTCGCCCGTGTGCCGGTCGACATCGATGTCGCGAGCGAATTCCGCTATCGCAATCCGGTGCTGGAAGATGGCGGGCTGGCGCTGTTCATCTCGCAGAGCGGGGAGACGGCAGACACGCTGGCGGCATTGCGCCATTGCAAGGAAAACGGGCAGGTCATCGGCGTGGTCGTCAACGTGCCGACCAGCACCATGGCGCGCGAGGCGGACCTGCTGCTGCCGACCCATGCCGGGCCGGAAATCGGCGTTGCCTCGACCAAGGCCTTCACCTGCCAACTGGCCGTGCTGGCCGCGCTGGCGGCGCATATGGCGGTGAAGAAAGGGCTGATGAGCCGCGAGGAAGAGGCGGAAGTGGTCAAGCACCTGCTCGAAGCGCCTGCTGCGCTCAACGCCGCGCTCGACCATGATGACGATATTGCGGCGATGGCGCATCTGATCGCCCCGGCGCGCGACGTGCTCTACCTGGGTCGCGGGCAGGATTATCCGCTGGCACTTGAGGGTGCGCTGAAGCTCAAGGAAATCAGCTATATACACGCCGAAGGTTATGCTTCGGGTGAAATGAAGCACGGCCCGATCGCGCTGATCGACGACAAGGTGCCGGTGGTGGTGATCGCGCCGTCGGGCCCGCTGTTCGAAAAGACCGTGTCCAACATGGAAGAGGTGCGCGCGCGCGGCGGGCAGGTTGTGCTGATTTCGGACGCGGAGGGCCTTGCCCATGCTGGCGAAGGCTGCATCGCCACGATCGAAATGCCTGTCGTCCACCCGCTGATCGCGCCGCTGGTCTATGCCGTACCGGTGCAATTGCTGGCCTATCACGTGGCTGTGGTGAAGGGCACGGATGTCGACCAGCCCCGCAATCTGGCGAAGTCGGTGACAGTCGAATAG
- a CDS encoding M16 family metallopeptidase encodes MRYILRQNATPDGTAAVRLHIGSGSLDEQENERGLAHFLEHMAFNGSKRIPEGEMIKLLEREGLAFGADTNASTGLEQTVYRLDLPRNDESLLETALMLMRETASELLIEQDAIDRERGIILAERRDRTNFAYKALVDQLEFAAPGARFADRLPIGALEVLENASAADLRGFYRRNYVPANTTLVIVGDFPIELLEARVRHWFADWQPAPDPAKPVTGPVALDRMGETDIYVDPALPESVSVSRYSEWRDQPDTVANRQQGLLRQVGYGVINRRLQALARGANAPFRGASFGTGDLFEDARQTTLTVSSEDGKWREGIVAAGIALRTALAFGFSAAEVAEQVAQIRTSLQDAASGAATRTHNALAGQALSLVDDERIPSTPQSGLERFEAYAGQITAAAALYAVIEDATMLEAPLIRYQGRSEPDGGTAALRAAWSEVMGAELTPPQWTDNAEFAYQDFGKPGAVASDTRDERLGIRMIRFANSVRLNLKQTDIRKDRISYRLTLDGGDLLNTTEDPLKTALVTSLPAGGLGAHSQDQLTTILAGRSVGLSIGSDSDGFKMSGGTTPRDLELQLQLLAAGLIDPGYRSEGEERYRRSIAQFFASLDATPAQALGNQIGAILSDGDPRFTLQPREAYEARTFGQLVTDIGDRLANGAIELALVGDFDEQAAIDAVAATLGALPPREPEFQPRDDARQRPFTVQRGPRMLTHSGERDQALIRMVWPTTDDSDLRETLRLELLGRIVQVRLQEVLREELGQAYSPSADSSMSKIWRGYGTFSLSVAVDYAQLDAARAAIAGMVTELREGKLDEDTVNRARQPMLEGYDNMLKSLGGWMTLADRAQSENDRLDRYFAAPDTLRGFTVEDLVVTAQQYLGAGEAVEILVVPKAPEPAA; translated from the coding sequence ATGCGCTATATACTGCGCCAGAACGCGACGCCTGACGGCACCGCGGCGGTGCGGCTGCACATCGGCTCCGGCTCGCTCGACGAGCAGGAGAACGAACGCGGGCTCGCCCACTTCCTGGAGCACATGGCGTTCAACGGTTCGAAGCGCATCCCCGAAGGCGAGATGATCAAGCTGCTGGAGCGCGAGGGGCTGGCGTTCGGCGCCGATACCAATGCTTCCACCGGGTTGGAGCAGACAGTCTACCGGCTCGACCTGCCGCGAAATGACGAAAGCCTGCTGGAAACGGCGCTGATGCTGATGCGCGAAACCGCCAGCGAACTGTTGATCGAACAGGATGCAATCGACCGGGAACGCGGGATCATCTTGGCCGAGCGGCGCGACCGGACCAATTTCGCTTACAAGGCGCTGGTCGACCAACTGGAATTTGCGGCACCCGGCGCGCGCTTTGCCGACCGCTTGCCGATCGGCGCGCTGGAAGTGCTGGAAAACGCCTCTGCCGCAGACCTGCGCGGCTTTTATCGCCGCAATTACGTGCCCGCCAACACCACGCTGGTGATCGTCGGCGACTTCCCGATCGAATTGCTGGAAGCGCGGGTGCGGCACTGGTTCGCCGACTGGCAACCTGCACCTGATCCGGCCAAGCCGGTGACCGGGCCGGTAGCACTCGACCGCATGGGCGAAACCGACATCTATGTCGATCCCGCGCTGCCGGAAAGCGTCAGCGTGTCGCGCTATTCGGAGTGGCGGGACCAGCCGGACACCGTTGCCAACCGCCAGCAAGGCCTGCTGCGACAAGTCGGCTATGGCGTGATCAATCGCCGCTTGCAGGCGCTGGCGCGCGGCGCCAACGCCCCCTTTCGCGGAGCCAGCTTCGGCACGGGCGACCTGTTCGAGGACGCGCGGCAGACCACGCTGACGGTCAGCAGCGAGGACGGCAAATGGCGCGAAGGCATCGTGGCGGCGGGTATCGCCTTGCGCACGGCGCTCGCCTTTGGCTTCAGTGCAGCCGAGGTCGCCGAACAGGTGGCGCAGATCCGCACCTCGCTGCAGGACGCCGCCAGCGGGGCAGCCACCCGCACGCATAATGCGCTGGCTGGACAGGCACTTTCACTGGTCGATGACGAGCGTATTCCGTCGACGCCGCAAAGCGGGCTGGAACGGTTCGAAGCCTATGCCGGACAGATCACCGCCGCGGCTGCGCTGTATGCCGTGATCGAAGACGCGACCATGCTCGAAGCGCCGCTGATCCGCTACCAGGGCCGCAGCGAGCCCGACGGCGGCACCGCAGCGCTGCGCGCGGCATGGTCTGAGGTGATGGGCGCGGAATTGACCCCGCCGCAATGGACCGACAATGCCGAATTTGCCTATCAGGATTTCGGCAAGCCCGGCGCCGTGGCGTCCGACACGCGCGACGAGCGGCTCGGCATTCGCATGATCCGCTTCGCCAATAGCGTGCGGCTGAACCTGAAGCAGACCGATATCCGCAAGGACCGCATCAGCTATCGCCTGACGCTGGACGGCGGTGACTTGCTCAACACCACCGAGGATCCGCTGAAGACCGCGTTGGTGACGTCGCTGCCCGCAGGTGGACTTGGCGCTCATAGCCAGGATCAATTGACCACGATCCTCGCCGGGCGCAGCGTAGGCCTTTCGATCGGCTCCGATAGCGACGGTTTCAAGATGAGCGGTGGGACTACGCCGCGTGACCTGGAGCTGCAGCTGCAACTGCTTGCCGCAGGGCTGATCGATCCCGGCTATCGCAGCGAGGGCGAGGAGCGGTACCGCCGCAGCATCGCGCAATTCTTTGCCAGCCTCGATGCCACGCCTGCGCAAGCGCTGGGCAACCAGATTGGCGCGATCTTGTCCGATGGCGACCCGCGTTTCACGCTGCAACCGCGTGAGGCCTATGAAGCGCGGACGTTCGGACAGCTCGTCACCGATATCGGGGATCGCCTTGCCAATGGCGCGATCGAACTCGCACTGGTCGGCGACTTCGACGAGCAGGCGGCAATCGATGCCGTAGCGGCGACCCTTGGTGCGCTGCCCCCGCGCGAGCCTGAATTCCAGCCGCGCGACGATGCCCGGCAGCGGCCTTTCACCGTTCAACGCGGCCCCCGCATGCTGACCCACAGCGGCGAACGGGACCAGGCCTTGATCCGCATGGTCTGGCCGACCACCGATGACAGCGATCTGCGCGAAACCCTGCGGTTGGAGCTGCTGGGCCGGATCGTGCAGGTCCGCTTGCAGGAGGTGCTGCGCGAAGAGCTGGGCCAGGCCTATTCACCCAGCGCCGACAGCTCGATGTCGAAGATCTGGCGCGGCTATGGCACGTTCAGCCTCAGCGTGGCGGTCGATTACGCGCAGCTTGATGCCGCCCGCGCGGCGATTGCCGGGATGGTCACCGAGCTACGCGAAGGCAAGCTGGACGAAGACACAGTCAATCGCGCCCGCCAGCCGATGCTGGAAGGCTATGACAACATGCTCAAGTCGCTCGGCGGCTGGATGACCCTGGCTGACCGCGCACAGAGCGAGAATGACCGTCTGGATCGCTATTTCGCCGCGCCGGACACGCTCAGGGGCTTCACGGTCGAGGATCTAGTTGTGACAGCGCAGCAGTATCTCGGTGCCGGTGAAGCGGTCGAAATCCTGGTCGTACCCAAAGCGCCGGAGCCTGCTGCCTGA
- the purQ gene encoding phosphoribosylformylglycinamidine synthase subunit PurQ has protein sequence MAFRAAVITFPGSNCDRDMAVAIEAVSGAPALRVWHGDADLPERLDFIALPGGFSYGDYLRSGAMAARSPIMRAVIKAAEAGVPVLGVCNGFQVLTEAGLLPGALMRNASQNFICRTVPLKVENTQSLFTGAYEAGETVRIPVAHHDGNFFADEATLDRIEGEGRVAFRYAEPCNGSLRDIAGILNAQGNVLGMMPHPERAIEDVLGSRDGRRLFESVVSSLVAA, from the coding sequence ATGGCTTTCCGCGCCGCCGTCATCACCTTTCCCGGTTCAAACTGTGACCGCGACATGGCGGTGGCGATCGAAGCGGTGTCTGGCGCCCCGGCGCTGCGTGTGTGGCACGGCGATGCCGATCTGCCCGAACGGCTGGACTTCATCGCCCTACCCGGCGGCTTTTCCTATGGCGATTACCTGCGTTCGGGCGCCATGGCCGCGCGCAGCCCGATCATGCGCGCCGTGATCAAGGCCGCAGAGGCAGGCGTGCCGGTACTGGGCGTGTGCAACGGCTTCCAGGTGCTGACCGAGGCCGGTCTGCTGCCCGGCGCGCTGATGCGCAATGCCAGCCAGAATTTCATCTGCCGCACCGTGCCGCTGAAGGTCGAGAATACCCAGTCGCTGTTCACCGGTGCCTACGAAGCGGGCGAGACAGTCCGCATCCCGGTGGCGCATCATGACGGCAATTTTTTCGCCGACGAAGCCACGCTGGACCGGATCGAAGGCGAAGGCCGCGTGGCCTTCCGCTATGCCGAGCCCTGCAACGGGTCGCTCCGCGACATCGCCGGGATTCTCAATGCACAAGGCAATGTATTGGGCATGATGCCGCACCCTGAACGCGCGATCGAGGACGTGCTGGGCAGCCGCGACGGGCGCAGGCTGTTCGAAAGCGTGGTTTCCAGCCTCGTCGCCGCCTGA
- the purS gene encoding phosphoribosylformylglycinamidine synthase subunit PurS — protein sequence MKVRVLVRLKPGVLDPQGRAVHHALEGLGFSGVEDVRIGRVIELDVADGTSDAALDEMCRKLLANMVIEDYTVEKIGQAEHA from the coding sequence ATGAAAGTCCGCGTCCTGGTCCGCCTCAAACCCGGCGTGCTCGACCCCCAGGGGCGCGCGGTGCACCATGCGCTCGAAGGCCTCGGTTTCAGCGGTGTCGAGGATGTCCGTATTGGCCGTGTAATCGAGCTGGACGTGGCCGATGGCACCAGCGACGCGGCGCTCGACGAGATGTGCCGCAAGCTGCTCGCCAATATGGTGATCGAGGACTACACGGTCGAAAAGATCGGCCAGGCGGAGCACGCCTGA
- a CDS encoding EAL domain-containing protein, whose amino-acid sequence MSEHDATLPQTAPQLTAAAVLGLTSPEGEDWSRLRGLQYSALDKLTPVRLLSHTVLAALAVWLLHGSVDPLWLWPWLAAVLLVQMRGLKTDRQLAGADRRQVKLEDMLAHCSTPLLTGTLWAVALAAFAPVAGGMGAAAVWAAVGCLVLSSVVFYSVVPLGVVVFTGVLSLGGLIGLWRMDMLELAPLVAGFAAMAAIGAVKEGRAMLKARISEVSIAEKDAVVSLLLREFEENEADWLWEIDPARRTRGVSPRFAFALGIEAQQAEGKPILELIAGRGWEGGALPASLHELANKLQNRQSFSNLMVEVSIRGSRRWWELSGTPMLDERGKFLGFRGVGSDVTAQRRSSEKIAYLARYDTLTSLPNRLQLTEAIGDAMNYAGKWRTRCAFLMIDLDRFKSVNDSLGHQIGDALLAQVSARLKALMGENQLCGRLGGDEFAVVIRDATDHRVIERVAQLIIERLSEPYAVENHTLFVGASVGSAIAPRDGRTVEELMRNADLALYRAKDGGGGQHCQFEPILHASAEERRKLELSLRGALDREELALQYQPVVDAKSEQVVSFEALVRWHSPEHGFVSPAKFIPVAEDTRMILPIGRWVLRQACREARKWPENVKVNVNVSPEQLLDPAFTDDVVKALSDSGLRPQRLEVEVTESIFLRDASLARSALEQVMALGCSVALDDFGTGYSSLGYIRKLRFSTIKIDRTFVKGAEQQSAESLAIIRAVVAMAQSLDMTTTAEGVETIEEVEMIRALGCDKIQGYYFGRPMDSEDALKLFNEADRRRA is encoded by the coding sequence ATGAGCGAGCACGACGCCACCCTGCCGCAAACGGCGCCGCAGTTGACCGCTGCCGCTGTGCTGGGGCTGACCAGTCCCGAAGGGGAAGACTGGTCGCGGCTGCGCGGGCTGCAATACTCGGCGCTCGACAAGCTCACCCCGGTTCGCCTGCTGTCGCACACAGTGCTGGCCGCGCTGGCCGTCTGGTTGCTGCATGGCAGCGTCGACCCGCTGTGGCTGTGGCCGTGGCTGGCGGCGGTGCTGCTGGTGCAGATGCGCGGCCTCAAAACCGACCGCCAGCTGGCCGGGGCAGACCGCCGCCAAGTCAAGCTGGAAGACATGCTGGCGCATTGTTCCACCCCGCTACTCACCGGGACACTCTGGGCTGTCGCACTGGCCGCTTTTGCGCCGGTTGCGGGCGGCATGGGCGCAGCGGCGGTCTGGGCGGCAGTCGGCTGCCTCGTGCTCAGTTCGGTCGTGTTCTACAGCGTTGTGCCGCTGGGCGTGGTGGTCTTCACCGGCGTCCTCTCGCTTGGCGGACTGATCGGCCTGTGGCGCATGGATATGCTGGAACTTGCACCACTTGTGGCGGGCTTCGCAGCAATGGCCGCGATTGGCGCGGTCAAGGAGGGGCGCGCCATGCTGAAGGCGCGGATCAGCGAAGTCAGCATCGCGGAGAAGGATGCGGTCGTCTCGCTCTTGCTGCGCGAATTCGAAGAGAACGAGGCCGATTGGCTGTGGGAGATCGATCCCGCTCGGCGCACCCGCGGCGTTTCGCCTCGCTTTGCCTTTGCCTTGGGCATCGAAGCGCAACAGGCGGAAGGCAAGCCGATCCTTGAGCTGATCGCAGGCCGGGGATGGGAGGGCGGCGCACTGCCAGCCAGCCTGCACGAGCTCGCCAACAAGCTGCAGAACCGCCAGAGCTTCTCGAACCTGATGGTCGAAGTTTCGATCCGCGGGTCACGCCGCTGGTGGGAGCTGTCAGGCACCCCGATGCTTGACGAACGCGGCAAGTTCCTGGGCTTTCGCGGGGTTGGCTCAGACGTCACCGCCCAGCGCAGATCCTCTGAGAAGATCGCCTATCTGGCAAGGTATGACACGCTGACATCGCTGCCCAACCGGTTGCAGCTGACCGAGGCGATCGGCGATGCGATGAACTATGCCGGGAAGTGGCGCACGCGCTGCGCCTTCCTGATGATCGACCTCGACCGGTTCAAGTCCGTGAACGATTCGCTCGGCCACCAGATTGGTGACGCGCTGCTGGCGCAGGTCTCGGCGCGGCTCAAGGCGCTGATGGGTGAAAACCAGCTGTGCGGCCGCCTGGGGGGCGATGAATTCGCTGTGGTGATTCGCGATGCCACAGATCACCGTGTGATCGAGCGGGTCGCGCAGTTGATCATCGAGCGGCTTTCCGAGCCCTATGCGGTCGAAAACCATACACTGTTCGTGGGGGCCAGCGTCGGTTCTGCCATTGCCCCGCGGGACGGTCGCACGGTCGAGGAACTGATGCGCAATGCCGACCTTGCGCTTTACCGCGCGAAGGATGGCGGCGGCGGCCAGCACTGCCAGTTCGAACCGATCCTGCACGCTTCAGCAGAAGAGCGGCGCAAGCTCGAATTGTCACTGCGCGGCGCGCTCGACCGCGAGGAGCTGGCGCTGCAATACCAGCCGGTGGTGGACGCCAAGAGCGAGCAGGTTGTCAGCTTCGAAGCGCTGGTCCGCTGGCACAGCCCGGAACACGGCTTTGTCAGCCCGGCGAAATTCATTCCGGTAGCCGAGGATACCCGGATGATCCTGCCGATCGGGCGCTGGGTGCTGCGGCAGGCCTGCCGCGAGGCGCGCAAATGGCCCGAAAATGTGAAGGTCAATGTCAACGTATCGCCTGAACAGCTGCTCGACCCGGCGTTTACCGACGATGTGGTGAAGGCACTGAGCGACAGCGGCCTGAGGCCGCAGCGGCTGGAAGTGGAAGTAACGGAAAGCATCTTCCTGCGCGATGCCAGCCTGGCGCGCAGCGCGCTGGAACAGGTGATGGCGCTGGGATGCAGCGTGGCGCTTGACGATTTCGGCACCGGCTATTCCTCGCTCGGCTACATCCGCAAACTGCGCTTTTCGACGATCAAGATCGACCGCACCTTCGTGAAGGGCGCGGAACAGCAAAGTGCGGAAAGCCTCGCCATCATCCGCGCGGTGGTGGCGATGGCCCAGAGCCTCGACATGACCACCACGGCGGAAGGGGTCGAAACGATCGAGGAAGTCGAGATGATCCGCGCGCTCGGCTGCGACAAGATCCAGGGCTATTACTTCGGCAGGCCGATGGACTCCGAAGATGCGCTCAAGCTGTTCAACGAAGCAGACCGCCGCCGCGCTTGA